A single window of Watersipora subatra chromosome 9, tzWatSuba1.1, whole genome shotgun sequence DNA harbors:
- the LOC137403933 gene encoding zinc finger protein 845-like, translating to MWSGTSLDDQETTSSSSSSQGSCSSDGESEKSTLSSDAEFEESGGCLELNGDAKKLNNATEHSKLSTAIGEGTNNNSSHADSQTFHCEVCNKFFKSKKVLLRHQQIHTGEKPYHCTVCEAKFTRNETLKAHMLIHKGIKPFHCDRCDYKSRCQKSVILHQKIHARGTVYRCSECEFSSIVRSDMISHLIGSHSTGRGIICHLCLFGFSSKPSLAFHMEKIHPEIANVCQTCNYRFASKSALQRHMLTHTDIRAFKCEKCDKEFRRVSTLRDHMKLHEETEALSCQLCEFTCRSQKSMNHHMASVHRTKTYKFKCSACEFSTTSGREAVATHITEAHADAEDTTSVLVVDEAVESFKIQCKVCDKTFSHGVGLKRHMLLHTGDSPSFTCPTCDRSFKRKYSLNEHLKIHTPTTYKCENCSFETNRSTLLNKHVQSMHGNIDFCCSLCGFTAKIRDDLTIHMFEKHETKKALYCMYCSFGFADRTQVCAHTEAEHPEVKIFSCEECDERFIRNSSFRRHVKTQHSALLPFQCSSCERAFNRSDKLKAHIKVHHARAELLPQSERNVLDPPNLVHNRNQTQAELMESGKIGDQEMNHKSPMGNRNDGPPVNSIPQTMTYSCSKCSADFVTSAALTTHQQNCKAQNSIHRCLLCSKTFERRPYLLRHMRKKHKTSIKNRVDNLDVSAPGSVESKTKPFTCPQCGDKFSRNSALLRHARSKHASRKPFSCNKCDKEFTRNEALTKHMQTHTEEKNVGSKSNDSETNFPIETSDNEIKTDNGSWPRSDRSVDLENSV from the exons ATGTGGAGTGGTACATCTCTTGATGACCAAGAGACAACTTCCAGTTCATCTTCTAGTCAAG GATCTTGTTCTTCTGATGGAGAATCAGAGAAAAGTACTCTCAGTTCTGATGCAGAATTTGAAGAATCTGGTGGGTGCTTGGAGTTGAATGGAGATGCTAAGAAATTGAATAATGCTACAGAACATTCTAAACTATCCACTGCAATTGGTGAGGGCACAAATAACAACTCATCACATGCAGATTCTCAAACTTTTCATTGTGAAGTATGCAACAAGTttttcaaaagcaaaaaagTTTTGCTTAGGCATCAACAGATCCACACTGGGGAGAAGCCATATCATTGCACTGTGTGTGAGGCAAAGTTTACTCGAAATGAGACTCTGAAAGCTCATATGCTCATCCACAAGGGAATAAAACCATTTCACTGTGATCGTTGCGACTATAAGAGTCGATGCCAGAAAAGTGTTATTTTGCATCAAAAGATACATGCGCGAGGAACTGTTTATCGCTGCAGTGAATGTGAGTTCTCAAGTATTGTTAGATCAGACATGATTAGCCATCTCATTGGCTCACATAGTACTGGCAGAGGCATTATTTGTCATCTTTGCCTTTTTGGGTTCTCTAGTAAACCTAGTCTCGCATTTCATATGGAAAAGATCCATCCGGAGATTGCAAATGTCTGCCAGACATGCAACTATCGCTTTGCTAGCAAGTCAGCTCTTCAACGTCATATGTTGACACACACTGATATCAGGGCTTTCAAGTGTGAAAAGTGTGATAAAGAGTTTCGACGTGTCAGTACTTTGCGGGACCATATGAAGCTTCATGAAGAGACAGAAGCTTTGTCTTGTCAGCTTTGTGAATTCACCTGTCGATCTCAAAAATCTATGAATCACCATATGGCATCTGTTCATCGTACAAAGACATATAAGTTCAAATGTTCAGCCTGTGAGTTTAGCACCACATCAGGCCGTGAAGCTGTTGCAACACATATCACAGAAGCTCATGCCGATGCTGAAGATACTACAAGTGTCTTGGTTGTTGATGAAGCGGTAGAAAGTTTCAAGATACAATGTAAAGTGTGTGACAAAACTTTTTCCCATGGTGTTGGCTTAAAGCGGCATATGCTGTTGCACACTGGTGATTCACCTTCATTCACCTGTCCTACCTGTGATCGCTCCTTCAAAAGAAAATATAGTTTAAATGAGCATCTGAAGATTCACACTCCGACGACATACAAGTGTGAAAATTGCAGCTTTGAAACTAACCGGTCAACACTACTTAATAAACATGTTCAAAGTATGCATGGAAACATTGATTTTTGCTGCAGTCTCTGTGGTTTTACAGCCAAGATAAGAGATGATTTAACAATTCACATGTTTGAGAAGCATGAAACCAAAAAAGCcttgtattgtatgtattgcTCGTTTGGCTTTGCTGATCGCACACAAGTTTGCGCGCACACAGAAGCCGAACATCCTGAGGTCAAGATATTTTCATGTGAAGAATGCGATGAAAGGTTTATTCGAAATTCAAGTTTCCGACGACATGTCAAAACACAGCATTCTGCTTTGCTTCCTTTTCAATGCTCTAGCTGTGAACGAGCCTTTAATAGATCGGACAAACTTAAAGCTCACATTAAGGTACACCATGCACGCGCAGAGCTTCTTCCACAGTCTGAACGGAATGTTCTAGATCCACCAAATTTGGTTCATAATCGAAACCAAACACAGGCAGAACTAATGGAATCTGGGAAAATTGGTGATCAAGAGATGAATCATAAAAGCCCCATGGGAAACCGTAACGATGGTCCTCCAGTTAATAGCATTCCTCAAACCATGACTTACTCTTGCTCCAAGTGTAGTGCAGATTTTGTCACTTCAGCTGCACTCACTACTCACCAACAGAACTGTAAGGCTCAAAATTCTATTCATCGATGCTTGCTCTGCAGCAAAACGTTTGAGCGCCGACCCTACTTACTTCGACACATGAGAAAGAAGCACAAGACTTCAATAAAAAATAGAGTGGACAACTTGGATGTCTCTGCACCAGGCTCTGTTGAATCAAAGACAAAGCCGTTTACTTGTCCACAATGTGGAGATAAATTTAGTAGAAACAGTGCTTTGCTACGGCATGCCAGATCAAAACATGCATCACGGAAACCATTCTCTTGTAATAAATGTGATAAAGAGTTCACACGAAATGAAGCTTTAACCAAACACATGCAGACTCATACGGAGGAAAAGAATGTAGGATCTAAAAGCAACGATAGTGAAACTAACTTTCCAATTGAAACCTCTGATAACGAAATAAAGACCGACAATGGCAGTTGGCCGCGTTCTGACAGGTCGGTGGATTTGGAGAATTCTGTTTAA